One part of the Brevundimonas sp. NIBR11 genome encodes these proteins:
- a CDS encoding DUF3224 domain-containing protein, producing MRTLTFRGYLAVAVIGLMVAVLWMAAGTVRAQEAVMRHATGTFEVSVTPADPEVREAGLGLARFMLAKTFTGGMSGACVGQMLAGGPSEQVGTYVALERFVGTVNGRNGAFLMAHRGDMSAEGYSLSITIVPGSGTGELKGIGGDFALVVEGGEHRYDLSYSLPVE from the coding sequence ATGCGAACCTTGACCTTCAGGGGCTATCTGGCCGTGGCTGTGATCGGTCTGATGGTCGCGGTCCTGTGGATGGCTGCGGGAACGGTAAGGGCTCAGGAGGCCGTCATGCGGCACGCGACAGGTACGTTCGAGGTCTCGGTCACGCCCGCCGATCCGGAGGTGAGGGAAGCCGGGCTGGGTCTGGCCCGGTTCATGCTAGCCAAGACTTTCACCGGCGGGATGAGCGGGGCCTGCGTGGGCCAGATGCTGGCGGGCGGGCCGTCCGAACAGGTCGGGACCTATGTGGCGCTGGAGCGGTTCGTGGGGACGGTGAACGGGCGGAACGGCGCATTCCTGATGGCTCATCGCGGCGATATGAGCGCGGAAGGCTACAGCTTGTCGATCACCATCGTGCCAGGCTCGGGGACGGGGGAGTTGAAGGGGATCGGTGGGGACTTCGCTCTGGTCGTCGAAGGCGGGGAACACCGCTACGACCTGAGCTATAGCCTGCCGGTGGAGTGA
- the accB gene encoding acetyl-CoA carboxylase biotin carboxyl carrier protein, whose translation MATDKTLDNEPSTEIDATLVRQLADILNDTSLTEIEVERGELRIRVAREITAAPVVQYAAAPQPASFAPAAPTTAAPAAAASMPSDPATIVAKSGEQVKSPMVGTVYLQASPEAPPFIKVGDTVKTGQTLLIVEAMKTMNPIQAPRDGVVAEVLVGDAQPVEYGEALVVLEA comes from the coding sequence ATGGCGACCGACAAGACACTCGACAACGAGCCCTCGACGGAAATCGACGCCACGCTGGTCCGCCAGCTGGCCGACATTCTCAACGACACCAGCCTGACCGAGATCGAGGTCGAGCGCGGTGAGCTTCGCATCCGCGTCGCCCGCGAGATCACAGCCGCTCCGGTCGTCCAGTATGCCGCGGCGCCTCAGCCGGCCTCATTCGCCCCTGCCGCCCCCACGACCGCAGCTCCCGCCGCGGCCGCTTCCATGCCGTCGGATCCGGCCACCATCGTCGCCAAATCGGGCGAGCAGGTGAAGTCGCCGATGGTCGGCACCGTCTATCTTCAGGCCTCGCCGGAAGCCCCGCCGTTCATCAAGGTCGGCGACACGGTCAAGACGGGCCAGACCCTGCTGATCGTCGAGGCCATGAAGACGATGAACCCGATTCAGGCCCCGCGCGACGGCGTCGTGGCCGAGGTTCTGGTCGGCGACGCTCAACCCGTCGAATATGGCGAAGCCCTCGTCGTTCTCGAGGCCTGA
- a CDS encoding DUF2155 domain-containing protein, with protein MKRSGLLLVGTAVVGLTVAGGVVAGGWQNAAPQDATPAADPIGDALRSNAQTEEAAPAGDPAPAVPIAITPPPPVEIAAGTLEEKKASADEAGDEDKDDEDGESEADKAKRLAPETRIPRQRRRVAVIEAIDKITAESMRFEVEVGGRPVRFNQALIFTARACEVSAENEPVQDAIAYVDVTLQPKAAGAAPRQIFRGWMFSSTPALSGLQHPIYDAWVVGCKA; from the coding sequence ATGAAGCGCTCCGGGCTCCTGCTGGTCGGCACGGCGGTCGTCGGGCTGACCGTAGCCGGCGGCGTAGTCGCGGGCGGCTGGCAGAACGCGGCGCCGCAGGATGCGACGCCGGCCGCCGATCCTATCGGCGACGCCCTGCGCTCCAATGCCCAGACGGAAGAGGCCGCGCCGGCCGGAGATCCGGCCCCAGCCGTGCCGATCGCCATCACGCCTCCACCTCCGGTCGAGATCGCCGCTGGGACGCTGGAAGAAAAAAAGGCGTCCGCCGACGAGGCCGGTGATGAAGACAAGGATGACGAGGACGGCGAGTCCGAGGCGGACAAGGCCAAACGTCTCGCGCCGGAGACCCGGATTCCCCGCCAGCGTCGGCGCGTCGCGGTCATCGAAGCGATCGACAAGATCACGGCCGAAAGCATGCGGTTCGAGGTCGAGGTCGGCGGACGTCCCGTGCGGTTCAACCAGGCCCTGATCTTCACCGCCCGCGCCTGCGAGGTCTCGGCAGAAAACGAACCGGTGCAGGACGCCATCGCCTATGTCGACGTGACGCTGCAGCCGAAGGCGGCGGGCGCGGCGCCGCGCCAGATCTTCCGAGGCTGGATGTTCTCGTCCACCCCGGCCCTCAGCGGGCTGCAACACCCGATCTATGACGCCTGGGTCGTGGGCTGCAAGGCGTAG
- a CDS encoding thioredoxin domain-containing protein encodes MTDEAPTPAETPERDPFAWFASGRGGAIAVAVSVVALGLAAAPYLTGAGDFGGKVRAYLLANPQVLDEVQTAYQQRAETARVETINAAVAANAALMAPDPRDPAFGPADAKVTVVEFFDYRCPGCKAVSEDYLALMRAHPDVRFVFKEWPILDRGDDTTSNYAARAALAAHRQGKYLAVHQALMATDGLTREGVDAVLAANGVDMAQAAAVIRDTGTDRLLADIHTIGATLGLVGTPTFLINGKTTATIAPQEVAAAIAAAKAG; translated from the coding sequence ATGACCGACGAAGCCCCCACCCCGGCCGAGACGCCCGAACGCGACCCGTTCGCCTGGTTCGCCTCGGGCCGGGGCGGCGCGATCGCGGTCGCTGTCTCCGTCGTCGCCCTCGGCCTGGCCGCCGCCCCCTACCTGACCGGCGCAGGGGATTTCGGCGGCAAGGTCCGCGCCTATCTGCTCGCCAACCCCCAGGTGCTGGACGAGGTCCAGACCGCCTATCAGCAGCGCGCCGAGACCGCCCGCGTCGAGACCATCAACGCCGCGGTCGCCGCCAACGCCGCCCTGATGGCACCCGACCCGCGCGACCCCGCCTTCGGCCCCGCCGACGCCAAGGTCACGGTGGTCGAGTTCTTCGATTACCGCTGCCCGGGCTGCAAGGCGGTGTCGGAGGACTACCTGGCCCTGATGCGCGCCCACCCGGATGTCCGCTTCGTCTTCAAGGAATGGCCGATCCTGGATCGCGGCGACGACACCACCTCCAACTACGCCGCTCGCGCCGCGCTCGCCGCCCACCGCCAGGGCAAGTACCTCGCCGTCCACCAGGCCCTGATGGCGACGGACGGCCTGACCCGTGAAGGCGTCGACGCCGTCCTCGCCGCCAACGGCGTCGACATGGCCCAGGCCGCCGCCGTCATCCGCGACACCGGCACGGATCGCCTGCTTGCCGACATCCACACCATCGGCGCCACCCTGGGCCTCGTCGGCACCCCGACCTTCCTGATCAACGGCAAGACGACGGCCACCATCGCGCCGCAGGAAGTGGCGGCGGCGATCGCGGCGGCGAAGGCGGGGTAA
- a CDS encoding NADH:ubiquinone oxidoreductase subunit NDUFA12, whose amino-acid sequence MLGRIFGWTSGATIGTLFTIAKRGELIGTDELGNRYYQSRDNVSYDGRKRRWVVYGGYADASKVTPDWHGWLHYTFEEPPTAAPLPRRRWEKDHLPNMTGTPLAWHPQGSLRADGVRPAATGDYEAWTPE is encoded by the coding sequence GTGCTCGGCAGAATCTTCGGTTGGACGTCCGGCGCGACGATCGGCACACTGTTCACCATCGCCAAGCGCGGCGAGCTGATCGGCACCGACGAACTGGGTAACCGCTACTACCAGTCGCGCGACAACGTCAGCTATGACGGCCGCAAGCGCCGTTGGGTCGTCTACGGCGGCTACGCCGACGCCTCGAAGGTGACGCCGGACTGGCACGGCTGGCTGCACTACACCTTCGAAGAGCCGCCGACCGCGGCGCCTCTGCCGCGTCGCCGATGGGAGAAGGATCACTTGCCCAACATGACCGGCACGCCGCTGGCCTGGCATCCGCAGGGTTCCCTGCGGGCTGATGGCGTACGACCCGCCGCGACCGGCGACTACGAGGCGTGGACGCCCGAATGA
- a CDS encoding TSCPD domain-containing protein: MRFTPFLTELAASVVCEARELERADRVVRVMAPVGWSDARVEAWLDWSGGSPDDWPRFDGVSNRPPAVGPAILDGALDRWAARLAAWGRATGVFKSGADAEVFASELVASVLLGLAAPSTVLMEGARPWPTAEDQTRPSRNAIVSDLADPGVRARFESDTARRRTARLTGHALSGMARTLAAVSNAVRRCEGPAAVCGDPGSNPALARAVLAARRAGADDTAILDAIAGRLFSAPEPEPVSQPRVVVVADPASADDAALLAAADGCLADDAIVAFSLRDAEAAADLSLAPSCAIALPVVAALPDRVGALDGLARLWTTALEIEVTCGFAPDGGLARRREAVRPIAPTLVGGLDWLLAQSDGVIDETQFMAASGLFAAAASLASSELAEGLGPAADWSITGHTVLIALEVRESCLAALDSDLGRAAALRTAQARAAAQTSGRRHSIIATQAIDAERDLRLGLTPLAALDLFQSRDGRTARRLHPVLASAIAAQGGDVADAERWLLGRRTLVGAPALDHDALAARGFTDLELAEVEIALAQVERLEDAFSSPLLDAGFIRDVLGVDQETAARGGLLALLARPDEIAAASDYVFGRRDLSDWPGAPMQLKAILADLGAAAATIYRAAEPFSDVANLTSIELPSRAGIGAAMSVLTQAAAEGRRILRLSRRQASDQPLLDLPEVETLRGMSERAPEPAPEPREATTERVVERVIERDRTRRKLPDRRKGYIQKAAVGGHKVYIHTGEYEDGELGEIFIDMHKEGAAFRSLMNNFAIAISIGLQYGVPLDEFVDAFLLTRFEPAGRVTGNDSIGSATSILDYIFRELGVSYLDRHELANADSDPLNADGLGSGKADELVPAAHFISKGFARGATPDNLVVLPFGKKTEPSVERPAKGQPDACCPACGDFTLQQRGGAWICDTCGIAPQMRG; this comes from the coding sequence ATGCGCTTCACCCCCTTCCTGACCGAACTGGCCGCCTCCGTGGTATGCGAGGCGCGCGAGCTCGAACGAGCCGACCGCGTGGTGCGAGTCATGGCGCCGGTCGGCTGGAGCGACGCCCGCGTCGAGGCCTGGCTCGATTGGTCCGGCGGATCGCCTGACGATTGGCCTCGGTTCGATGGCGTGTCGAACCGGCCCCCGGCCGTCGGGCCGGCCATTCTGGACGGAGCGTTGGACCGTTGGGCCGCCCGCCTCGCCGCCTGGGGCCGCGCCACTGGCGTGTTCAAGTCAGGGGCGGACGCCGAGGTGTTCGCGAGCGAACTGGTCGCCAGCGTGCTTCTGGGGCTGGCGGCGCCGTCGACGGTGCTGATGGAGGGCGCCCGCCCTTGGCCTACGGCGGAGGATCAGACGCGCCCGAGCCGCAATGCGATCGTCTCCGACCTCGCGGACCCGGGCGTGCGGGCGAGGTTCGAGAGCGACACGGCCCGCCGGCGCACCGCCCGCCTCACCGGCCACGCCCTTTCGGGCATGGCGCGAACGCTGGCCGCCGTAAGCAACGCGGTGCGGCGCTGCGAGGGTCCCGCCGCGGTCTGCGGCGATCCGGGCTCCAACCCGGCCTTGGCGCGCGCCGTCCTGGCCGCCCGCCGGGCCGGTGCGGACGACACAGCCATTCTGGATGCGATCGCCGGCCGCCTGTTCTCGGCTCCGGAGCCGGAACCGGTCAGCCAGCCCCGCGTGGTCGTGGTGGCTGACCCTGCGTCGGCCGACGATGCAGCCCTCCTCGCCGCCGCCGACGGTTGTCTGGCCGATGACGCGATCGTCGCCTTCTCGCTGCGTGACGCGGAAGCGGCGGCCGACCTTTCCCTCGCGCCCAGCTGCGCCATCGCCCTGCCCGTGGTGGCCGCCCTGCCCGATCGGGTCGGCGCGCTGGATGGCCTGGCCCGCTTGTGGACGACGGCCCTGGAGATCGAAGTTACCTGCGGCTTCGCTCCGGACGGGGGCCTCGCACGCCGTCGCGAAGCGGTCCGTCCGATCGCCCCGACGCTGGTCGGCGGCCTCGACTGGCTGTTGGCCCAGTCGGACGGCGTGATCGACGAGACCCAGTTCATGGCCGCCTCGGGTCTGTTCGCGGCAGCCGCCTCCCTCGCTTCCAGCGAACTTGCCGAAGGGCTGGGGCCAGCCGCTGACTGGTCGATTACGGGCCACACGGTTCTGATCGCTCTAGAAGTCCGCGAGTCGTGTCTGGCAGCGCTGGACAGCGACCTCGGTCGCGCCGCCGCCCTCCGCACCGCACAGGCCCGCGCCGCAGCCCAAACCTCGGGTCGGCGCCATTCCATCATCGCGACCCAAGCGATCGATGCCGAGCGGGATCTGCGTCTCGGCCTAACCCCTCTCGCTGCGCTCGATCTGTTTCAGAGCAGGGATGGCCGCACCGCCCGCCGCCTGCATCCGGTTCTCGCCTCCGCGATCGCCGCCCAGGGTGGGGATGTCGCCGACGCCGAGCGATGGCTGCTGGGTCGCCGCACGCTCGTCGGCGCCCCCGCCCTCGATCACGACGCCCTCGCCGCACGCGGTTTCACCGATCTGGAACTGGCTGAGGTGGAAATCGCCCTAGCCCAGGTCGAGCGGCTGGAAGACGCCTTCAGCTCGCCCCTGCTCGACGCCGGCTTCATCCGTGACGTCCTGGGGGTCGATCAGGAGACTGCGGCCCGGGGCGGACTGCTGGCTCTCCTCGCGAGACCGGACGAGATCGCGGCGGCCAGCGACTACGTTTTCGGGCGTCGAGACCTGTCCGATTGGCCCGGCGCCCCGATGCAGCTGAAGGCCATCCTCGCCGACTTGGGGGCAGCGGCCGCTACCATCTATCGTGCAGCAGAGCCTTTCAGCGACGTCGCCAACCTGACCTCGATCGAACTGCCCAGCCGGGCGGGCATCGGCGCGGCCATGTCTGTCCTGACTCAAGCCGCCGCCGAAGGCCGCCGCATCCTGCGCCTGTCGCGCCGTCAGGCCTCAGATCAGCCACTGCTCGATCTGCCTGAAGTCGAGACTCTCCGCGGGATGTCCGAACGCGCTCCGGAACCCGCACCCGAGCCTCGCGAGGCGACGACGGAGCGGGTGGTCGAGCGCGTCATCGAACGCGACCGCACTCGCCGCAAGCTGCCTGACCGCCGCAAGGGCTATATCCAGAAGGCGGCTGTGGGCGGCCACAAGGTCTATATCCACACCGGCGAATATGAGGACGGCGAGCTCGGCGAGATCTTCATCGACATGCACAAGGAGGGCGCCGCCTTCCGCAGCCTGATGAACAATTTCGCCATCGCCATCTCTATCGGGCTGCAGTACGGCGTGCCGCTGGACGAGTTCGTGGACGCCTTCCTGCTGACCCGGTTCGAGCCGGCAGGGCGAGTCACCGGGAACGATTCGATCGGATCGGCGACCTCGATTCTGGACTACATCTTCCGCGAGCTGGGCGTGTCCTATCTGGACCGGCACGAGCTGGCGAACGCCGATTCCGACCCGCTGAACGCGGACGGTCTGGGTTCCGGCAAGGCCGATGAACTGGTGCCCGCCGCCCATTTCATCTCCAAGGGCTTCGCCCGCGGCGCGACGCCGGACAACCTCGTCGTCCTGCCCTTCGGCAAGAAAACTGAGCCCAGCGTCGAACGCCCGGCCAAGGGGCAGCCTGACGCCTGCTGCCCCGCCTGTGGCGACTTCACCCTGCAACAGCGTGGCGGGGCCTGGATCTGCGACACCTGTGGGATCGCGCCCCAGATGCGCGGCTGA
- the aroQ gene encoding type II 3-dehydroquinate dehydratase, translating into MPDTPVLYVLNGPNLNLLGVREPHIYGRETLADVQALCEAAAEGATVVFRQSNHEGELVDWIHEARTEASALVINPAAYSHTSVALLDALKALTIPVVECHLSNPAAREDFRRRSYVSLAATGIVSGFGAHSYELAVKAALRLARERSATPAR; encoded by the coding sequence ATGCCCGATACCCCGGTCCTCTACGTCCTGAACGGCCCCAATCTCAACCTTCTGGGGGTGCGAGAGCCGCATATCTATGGACGCGAGACCCTGGCGGACGTTCAGGCGCTGTGCGAGGCGGCGGCCGAAGGGGCGACCGTGGTCTTCCGCCAGTCGAATCACGAAGGCGAACTGGTCGACTGGATCCACGAGGCCCGGACCGAAGCCTCGGCCCTGGTCATCAATCCGGCGGCCTACAGCCACACCTCCGTCGCCCTGCTGGACGCGCTGAAGGCCCTGACGATCCCGGTCGTCGAATGCCATCTGTCGAACCCCGCCGCGCGCGAGGATTTCCGGCGGCGCTCCTACGTTTCGCTGGCGGCTACGGGCATCGTCTCGGGCTTCGGCGCCCATTCCTACGAACTGGCCGTCAAGGCCGCCCTCCGGCTGGCGCGGGAACGCTCCGCAACGCCAGCCCGTTGA
- the aat gene encoding leucyl/phenylalanyl-tRNA--protein transferase — MSDPEATALLPPEHFTAEALLRCYANGVFPMAEARHDPRVFLVEPDQRGVIPLTAFHIPKRLGRTIRSEPFEVRVDTAFDAVLDACAAPSAGREDTWINAPIRSLYLELHAHGFAHSIECWRNGFLVGGLYGVTLGGAFFGESMFSRATDASKVALAHLVARLRLGGWRLLDAQFRTPHLDQFGLIETPQSTYLRMLAAALRATPDKTVLTRPLSGGEAVTYALQPTTQAS, encoded by the coding sequence GTGTCCGATCCCGAGGCGACCGCCTTACTTCCTCCCGAGCATTTCACCGCCGAGGCTCTGTTGCGCTGCTACGCCAACGGGGTCTTCCCGATGGCTGAGGCCCGCCACGATCCACGCGTCTTCCTCGTCGAACCGGACCAGCGCGGCGTGATTCCGCTGACCGCCTTCCACATCCCCAAACGCCTGGGTCGTACGATCCGGAGCGAACCCTTCGAGGTGCGCGTGGACACGGCTTTCGACGCCGTGCTCGACGCCTGCGCCGCCCCGAGCGCCGGTCGTGAAGACACCTGGATCAATGCCCCGATCCGTAGCCTGTATCTGGAGCTTCATGCGCATGGTTTCGCCCACAGCATCGAGTGCTGGCGAAACGGATTTCTAGTCGGAGGGCTCTATGGCGTGACCTTGGGCGGCGCTTTCTTCGGAGAGAGCATGTTCAGCCGGGCGACGGATGCGTCCAAGGTCGCCCTTGCCCATCTGGTCGCGCGGTTGAGGCTCGGCGGCTGGCGGCTGCTGGACGCGCAGTTCCGCACGCCTCATCTGGACCAGTTCGGCCTGATCGAGACCCCGCAGTCCACCTATCTGAGAATGCTGGCCGCAGCGCTGAGGGCCACGCCCGACAAGACCGTCCTGACCCGCCCTCTATCGGGCGGGGAGGCCGTGACCTACGCCTTGCAGCCCACGACCCAGGCGTCATAG
- the accC gene encoding acetyl-CoA carboxylase biotin carboxylase subunit: MFSKVLIANRGEIALRIHRACKEMGISTVAVHSEADRGAMWVRLADESVCIGPAPAAKSYLNIPSIIAAAEITGAQAIHPGYGFLSENARFAEIVNAHGMTFIGPTPEHIRVMGDKITAKKTVMDAGIPVVPGSDGEVETVEAAIEASKTIGFPLIVKAAAGGGGRGMKVALTADDLVEAVQTAQSEAKAAFGNGAVYMERYLQKPRHIEIQVVADSHGNVVHLGERDCSLQRRHQKVLEEAPSPALSAEGRKAIGETVNKAIAAIGYLGVGTIEFLWEDGEFFFIEMNTRLQVEHPVTEAITGVDLVREQIRIAAGLPLSFTQEDIHFEGHAIEVRINAENPDTFTPSPGTITDFHAPGGLGVRLDSAIYAGYSIPPFYDSLIGKLIVHGRDRSECVARLKRSLNEVVIGGIDTTIPLFQKLLNEPDILSGDYDIHWLEKWARAQKGE; this comes from the coding sequence ATGTTCAGCAAGGTTCTGATCGCCAACCGGGGCGAGATTGCGCTGCGTATCCACCGCGCGTGCAAGGAGATGGGCATCTCCACCGTCGCCGTTCACTCCGAAGCCGATCGCGGCGCCATGTGGGTGCGTCTGGCGGATGAGAGCGTCTGCATCGGCCCGGCCCCGGCCGCCAAATCCTATCTGAACATCCCCTCGATTATCGCGGCGGCCGAGATCACGGGCGCGCAAGCCATCCACCCGGGCTACGGCTTCCTGTCTGAGAACGCCCGCTTCGCCGAAATCGTCAACGCCCACGGCATGACCTTCATTGGCCCGACGCCGGAACATATCCGCGTCATGGGCGACAAGATCACCGCCAAGAAGACGGTGATGGACGCCGGCATCCCAGTCGTCCCCGGCTCGGACGGCGAGGTCGAGACCGTCGAGGCCGCCATTGAGGCATCGAAGACCATCGGCTTCCCCCTGATCGTCAAGGCGGCGGCGGGCGGCGGCGGACGCGGCATGAAGGTCGCCCTGACCGCCGACGACCTGGTCGAGGCCGTCCAGACGGCTCAGTCCGAGGCCAAGGCCGCCTTCGGCAACGGCGCCGTCTATATGGAGCGCTATCTCCAGAAGCCGCGCCACATCGAGATCCAGGTCGTGGCCGACAGCCACGGCAACGTCGTTCACTTGGGTGAACGCGACTGCTCGCTGCAGCGCCGCCACCAGAAGGTGCTGGAAGAGGCCCCCTCGCCCGCCCTGTCGGCGGAGGGACGCAAGGCCATCGGCGAGACGGTGAACAAGGCCATCGCCGCCATCGGCTATCTGGGCGTCGGGACGATCGAGTTCCTATGGGAGGACGGCGAGTTCTTCTTCATCGAGATGAACACCCGCCTGCAGGTCGAACACCCGGTCACCGAGGCCATCACCGGCGTCGATCTGGTGCGCGAACAGATCCGCATCGCCGCCGGCCTGCCGCTGTCGTTCACCCAGGAAGATATCCACTTCGAAGGCCATGCTATCGAGGTTCGGATCAACGCCGAGAACCCAGACACCTTCACGCCTTCACCCGGCACGATCACAGACTTCCACGCCCCCGGCGGCCTGGGCGTGCGGCTGGATAGCGCCATCTACGCCGGCTATTCGATCCCGCCTTTCTACGACAGCCTGATCGGCAAGCTGATCGTCCACGGCCGCGACCGCTCCGAGTGCGTCGCCCGCCTGAAGCGGTCGTTGAATGAGGTGGTCATCGGCGGCATCGATACGACGATCCCGCTGTTTCAGAAGCTTTTGAACGAGCCGGACATCCTGTCAGGCGACTATGACATCCATTGGCTGGAAAAATGGGCCAGGGCCCAGAAGGGCGAGTGA
- the thiS gene encoding sulfur carrier protein ThiS, whose protein sequence is MRIQVNGDERDVTATTILALVEELGFDVRKVAVERNLAIVPKSLHATTPVGEGDRIELVQFVGGG, encoded by the coding sequence ATGCGCATTCAAGTCAACGGCGATGAGCGGGACGTGACCGCGACGACCATCCTGGCCCTGGTCGAGGAGTTGGGTTTCGACGTCCGCAAGGTGGCTGTGGAGCGCAACCTCGCCATCGTGCCGAAGTCCCTGCATGCGACGACGCCGGTCGGAGAGGGCGACCGGATCGAGCTGGTCCAGTTCGTCGGCGGCGGCTGA
- a CDS encoding thiazole synthase gives MNAQTPITAADAWTVAGRTFNSRLIVGTGKYADYAQNAAAAEAAGAEIVTVALRRVNLSDPSQPMLVDHLKPERFTFLPNTAGCFTGEDAVRTLRLAREAGGWHLVKLEVLSNTAHLYPDMIETLRALEMLVKDGFDVMVYCTDDVVMAKRLEEAGAAAIMPAAAPIGSGLGLQNAINVRLIVEQAKVPVLVDAGVGTASDATVAMELGCDAVLTNTAIAGAKDPIGMARAMKHAVIAGREAYLAGRMAKRMYADPSSPLAGLI, from the coding sequence ATGAACGCTCAAACTCCGATCACCGCCGCTGACGCCTGGACCGTCGCCGGTCGCACCTTCAACTCCCGCCTGATCGTCGGCACCGGCAAGTACGCCGACTACGCCCAGAACGCCGCCGCCGCCGAGGCGGCAGGCGCGGAGATTGTCACCGTGGCCTTGCGCCGAGTGAACCTCAGCGATCCGTCCCAACCGATGCTGGTCGACCATCTGAAGCCGGAGCGGTTCACCTTCCTGCCCAACACCGCCGGCTGTTTCACCGGCGAGGACGCCGTGCGGACCCTGAGGCTGGCGCGCGAGGCGGGGGGCTGGCACCTGGTCAAGCTGGAGGTGCTGTCGAACACGGCGCACCTGTACCCCGACATGATCGAGACGCTCCGGGCGCTGGAGATGCTGGTCAAGGACGGGTTCGACGTGATGGTCTATTGCACCGACGACGTGGTGATGGCCAAGCGGCTGGAAGAGGCGGGGGCGGCGGCGATCATGCCTGCGGCGGCGCCGATCGGCTCGGGGCTGGGGCTGCAAAACGCCATCAACGTGCGGCTCATCGTCGAGCAGGCCAAGGTGCCGGTGCTGGTCGATGCGGGCGTGGGCACGGCCTCTGACGCGACGGTGGCCATGGAACTGGGCTGCGACGCCGTGCTCACCAACACGGCCATCGCGGGAGCCAAGGATCCCATCGGGATGGCGCGGGCGATGAAGCACGCGGTCATCGCCGGGCGGGAAGCCTATCTGGCGGGGCGGATGGCCAAGAGGATGTACGCCGATCCGTCCTCGCCGCTGGCCGGCCTGATCTGA